A genomic stretch from Amycolatopsis sp. 195334CR includes:
- a CDS encoding DUF4474 domain-containing protein, giving the protein MFDRIYDLADKLDQGSTTDLDDRARACRAAKEAVHAVKAQLDGVRTEMSQAWQGNAGETALADLDAFRRNRERQADDLERSAASFEVVRDALEKAQQEARSKREEAKALEAELERAWQGAEDNPFKLPGAWAKQTKTKVQEALLLLDMERIVRTYDKVLNDEGATIRDMKGHIDEDAGAVLRAAREKDAGVLSELSYILSVLMKNPNLGKSLLMDKLMENPELAEQVYQHFGFKYSKDGDFYTTGEHSLQSYFGWHDLYDKAGPALGMKLHETSHPNIEFRDPVTGKQYRFEAWKGSYGYGGSFGGEVALYAKDADPEGPDNIPGYHSAAQGDEQIRVTQQIYDKNNPDRVYLTNDGQGADGTDKRHYWNLAIQTDPNVDREALGQRATIHVEDRPAMRDEMFKAMQRYAAADPTFKPVINPDGSISYTWEK; this is encoded by the coding sequence ATGTTCGACCGGATCTACGACCTCGCCGACAAGCTCGACCAGGGCAGCACCACGGACCTGGACGATCGGGCCCGCGCCTGCCGCGCCGCCAAGGAAGCCGTGCACGCCGTCAAGGCCCAGCTCGACGGGGTGCGCACCGAGATGAGCCAGGCGTGGCAGGGCAACGCCGGCGAAACGGCGCTCGCCGACCTGGACGCGTTCCGCCGGAACCGCGAGCGGCAGGCCGACGACCTGGAGCGGTCGGCGGCCTCCTTCGAGGTGGTCCGCGACGCACTGGAGAAGGCGCAGCAGGAAGCCCGGAGCAAACGCGAGGAGGCCAAGGCACTGGAGGCCGAACTCGAACGGGCGTGGCAGGGCGCCGAGGACAACCCGTTCAAACTCCCCGGCGCCTGGGCGAAGCAGACCAAAACGAAGGTCCAGGAAGCGCTGCTGCTCCTGGACATGGAGCGGATCGTCCGGACCTACGACAAGGTCCTCAACGACGAGGGCGCGACGATCCGCGATATGAAGGGCCACATCGACGAGGACGCCGGTGCCGTCCTGCGTGCCGCACGGGAGAAGGACGCGGGTGTCCTGAGCGAGCTCAGCTATATCCTCAGCGTGCTCATGAAGAACCCGAACCTCGGCAAGTCCCTGCTGATGGACAAGCTGATGGAGAACCCCGAACTCGCCGAACAGGTGTACCAGCACTTCGGTTTCAAGTACAGCAAGGACGGCGACTTCTACACCACCGGGGAACACTCGCTGCAGAGCTACTTCGGCTGGCACGACCTCTACGACAAGGCGGGCCCGGCGCTCGGGATGAAGCTCCACGAGACCAGCCACCCGAACATCGAGTTCCGCGATCCCGTGACCGGCAAGCAGTACCGGTTCGAGGCGTGGAAGGGCAGTTACGGGTACGGCGGCTCGTTCGGCGGCGAGGTCGCGCTGTACGCCAAGGACGCCGACCCCGAGGGACCCGACAACATCCCCGGCTACCACTCCGCGGCCCAGGGTGACGAGCAGATCCGGGTGACCCAGCAGATCTACGACAAGAACAACCCCGACCGCGTCTACCTGACGAACGACGGGCAGGGTGCCGACGGCACGGACAAGCGCCACTACTGGAACCTGGCGATCCAGACCGATCCGAACGTGGACCGGGAAGCGCTGGGGCAGCGGGCCACGATCCACGTCGAGGACCGGCCCGCGATGCGGGACGAGATGTTCAAGGCGATGCAGCGCTACGCCGCCGCGGACCCCACGTTCAAGCCGGTGATCAATCCCGACGGTTCGATCAGCTACACCTGGGAGAAGTGA
- a CDS encoding alpha/beta hydrolase, producing the protein MLKHIAIPRGPFDLAADLHLPDGADEPLRAVVVSTPGSSVKEQIGANYASRLAARGIAALVFDPAHQGQSGGEPRDLEDPYRRGEDISYAIDALSTIPGIDADRIGVLGICAGGGYAVHTARTDHRIKAVGTVVPGNMGTSFRGFQPEGPAAALDAMAAARLEENRTGELARLNWLPDTLDEAAVAGLTDVDTTQAITFYRTDRGRSAHSTNRRLARGDSLLLGYDAYHLADQLMTQPLQVVLAGRRGNTGSYESGMLLWELAPNPVDLMVVEGAGHYEMYDEPEYVDAAVERLAAFYSEYL; encoded by the coding sequence GTGCTCAAGCACATCGCGATTCCCCGCGGACCGTTCGACCTCGCGGCCGATCTCCACCTGCCCGACGGCGCGGATGAGCCGCTGCGGGCGGTGGTCGTGTCCACACCGGGGAGCAGCGTGAAGGAGCAGATCGGCGCGAACTACGCGTCCCGGCTCGCCGCCCGGGGCATCGCGGCGCTCGTGTTCGACCCGGCCCACCAGGGGCAGAGCGGCGGGGAACCCCGCGACCTCGAAGACCCGTACCGCCGCGGGGAGGACATCTCCTACGCGATCGACGCGCTCAGCACGATTCCCGGCATCGACGCGGACCGCATCGGCGTTCTCGGGATCTGCGCCGGTGGTGGGTACGCGGTGCACACCGCTCGCACGGACCACCGCATCAAGGCGGTCGGCACGGTCGTCCCCGGCAACATGGGCACGTCGTTCCGGGGGTTCCAGCCCGAGGGCCCGGCCGCCGCGCTCGACGCCATGGCCGCGGCGCGCCTCGAGGAGAACCGCACCGGCGAACTGGCCCGCCTGAACTGGCTCCCCGACACCCTGGACGAGGCCGCCGTGGCCGGGCTGACCGACGTCGACACCACGCAGGCGATCACCTTCTACCGCACCGACCGGGGCCGGAGCGCGCATTCGACGAACCGGCGCCTCGCCCGCGGCGACTCGCTCCTCCTGGGTTACGACGCCTACCACCTGGCAGACCAGCTCATGACGCAGCCGCTGCAGGTCGTCCTGGCGGGACGCCGCGGGAACACCGGTTCCTACGAGTCCGGCATGCTGTTGTGGGAACTCGCGCCCAACCCGGTGGACCTCATGGTGGTCGAAGGCGCCGGCCACTACGAAATGTACGACGAACCCGAGTACGTCGACGCCGCCGTCGAGCGCCTGGCCGCCTTCTACTCGGAGTACCTGTGA
- a CDS encoding MarR family winged helix-turn-helix transcriptional regulator, with amino-acid sequence MSVDAAQLWTLNHRLLTVVLDACSDELTALGLDPKEFFVLAEVEASPYPAELAAKLVIPKASVTVYVRNLVAKDFLRREIDDADLRRHRLALTTEGEAARDRALAALAKEFDRRLAKIALRDRAELRRILLALL; translated from the coding sequence GTGTCCGTGGACGCCGCGCAGTTGTGGACGCTGAACCACCGTCTGCTGACCGTCGTGCTGGACGCCTGCAGCGACGAACTCACCGCGCTCGGCCTGGACCCGAAGGAGTTCTTCGTGCTCGCCGAGGTCGAAGCCTCGCCGTACCCGGCCGAGCTGGCGGCGAAGCTGGTGATCCCCAAGGCCAGCGTGACGGTCTACGTGCGCAACCTGGTCGCGAAGGACTTCCTGCGCCGCGAAATCGACGACGCCGACCTACGACGGCACCGGCTCGCCCTGACCACCGAGGGCGAGGCGGCGCGCGACCGGGCGCTCGCCGCACTCGCGAAGGAGTTCGACCGCAGGCTGGCGAAGATCGCGCTTCGCGACCGCGCCGAACTGCGGCGGATCCTCCTCGCCCTGCTCTAA